From Humisphaera borealis, the proteins below share one genomic window:
- a CDS encoding M48 family metalloprotease has protein sequence MRYSSNVLAKMFYWVALAFVEPMRGVLWLMMLGSHLLSCHVLRRMEYDADRLEAGLAGVDDFVDTSRLLVFLGIASQRARYDLADALDNKRLADDVPALVSANARQLAEHRDDILKLVESEKTGWFDTHPSHSDRVRSVRATGGDPIVACTEPASGLFADFGGTCRQATEAFYREALGDEQWEKVRGTTQLVATADIAGDRNTHRQAAKSLRRFFRNQMAPTRPIGASLDALQPADDLAAVTAELGHARQAVLTQADQMGNAVEQYHEAAGVMSATRAQLELCGIFSFNPKAGGVLRKARARQAAQRPVFNTTSQQLAAFEEPARRRLDLALQLLGDGGVLARLPLEFDAEGAPLPSRDPRSQIEPLVRVSHALQGVQPRIDALREAAMSLEIFCPAYNPANPYQPLVNRIISVDNEVIDLLRDIRSELNEIPYPYAHGVADCTLGAALVDDIPKNDDRWRRAVVPRRPSASITTSSIEHCPR, from the coding sequence ATGCGCTACTCGTCGAACGTGCTGGCGAAGATGTTCTACTGGGTCGCGCTGGCGTTCGTCGAACCGATGCGGGGCGTCCTCTGGCTGATGATGCTCGGGTCGCACCTGCTGAGTTGCCACGTGCTCCGCCGAATGGAATATGACGCCGACCGGCTGGAAGCCGGACTTGCCGGCGTCGATGACTTTGTCGACACGAGCAGGCTGCTGGTGTTTCTCGGCATTGCGTCACAGCGGGCCCGCTACGACCTGGCCGACGCACTCGACAACAAGCGGCTCGCCGACGACGTGCCCGCGCTGGTCTCGGCCAATGCACGACAACTGGCCGAGCATCGCGACGACATCCTGAAGCTTGTCGAGTCGGAGAAGACCGGCTGGTTCGACACGCACCCCAGCCACAGCGACCGGGTGCGAAGCGTCCGCGCTACCGGCGGCGACCCGATCGTCGCCTGTACCGAGCCGGCGTCAGGCTTGTTTGCCGACTTCGGTGGCACCTGCCGACAGGCGACCGAGGCGTTCTACCGCGAGGCGCTGGGCGACGAGCAATGGGAAAAGGTCCGTGGCACGACGCAACTGGTTGCCACCGCCGACATCGCAGGCGATCGCAACACCCACCGGCAGGCCGCCAAGTCGTTGCGGCGTTTCTTCCGCAACCAGATGGCACCGACCCGGCCCATCGGTGCCTCGCTCGACGCGCTCCAGCCCGCGGACGACCTCGCCGCCGTCACCGCCGAACTTGGCCATGCACGCCAGGCGGTCCTCACGCAGGCCGACCAGATGGGCAACGCGGTCGAACAGTACCATGAAGCCGCCGGCGTGATGTCGGCGACGCGGGCGCAGCTCGAACTGTGCGGCATCTTCTCGTTCAACCCCAAGGCCGGCGGCGTGCTCCGCAAGGCCAGGGCCCGGCAGGCCGCGCAACGACCGGTCTTCAATACCACGTCCCAGCAGCTCGCCGCCTTCGAAGAGCCCGCCCGGCGGCGACTGGACCTGGCTTTGCAACTTCTCGGCGACGGCGGTGTTCTTGCCCGTCTGCCGCTGGAGTTCGACGCCGAAGGCGCTCCGTTGCCGTCAAGGGATCCACGCTCGCAGATCGAGCCCCTGGTGCGGGTTTCGCACGCTTTACAGGGCGTTCAGCCCAGGATCGACGCGCTGCGAGAGGCGGCGATGTCGCTGGAGATCTTCTGCCCCGCGTACAACCCCGCCAACCCGTATCAGCCGCTGGTGAACCGGATCATCTCCGTCGACAACGAGGTGATCGACCTGCTGCGCGACATCCGGTCGGAGTTGAACGAGATTCCCTACCCCTACGCGCACGGCGTTGCCGACTGCACGCTCGGGGCGGCGCTGGTGGACGACATTCCCAAGAACGATGACCGGTGGAGGCGAGCCGTTGTTCCGAGGCGACCATCGGCAAGTATTACAACGTCTTCAATCGAACACTGTCCACGTTGA
- a CDS encoding M48 family metallopeptidase, which produces MSTWPAGVAAEADVAAWPDVSGSAPANAGADDGRSRLVGAINASLPPAEISLGYRITIALLAGSLILLPLIYIALVIFLGWLAVWHVVQSVLSLEFGPYFIFHLPMAILGVLLLLFLIKPIFFRQKPRPQDVLTLTETDEPALFEFVRRLCVATGARRPERIEVDCDPNASARLSGGLWSMVGGKLVLRLGLPLVAGLSVRQFAGLIGHELGHFKQRGGMTGSYLVRRLTGFFAAVVFSRDRFDEKLGACATRRTCWRRCSTGSRWRSSNRCGASSG; this is translated from the coding sequence ATGTCCACGTGGCCCGCGGGTGTGGCGGCTGAGGCAGATGTTGCTGCGTGGCCGGACGTCTCCGGATCGGCTCCTGCAAATGCCGGTGCCGATGACGGCCGTTCACGACTGGTCGGCGCGATCAATGCCTCGCTGCCGCCGGCGGAGATCAGCCTCGGTTATCGCATCACCATCGCGCTGCTGGCCGGGAGCCTTATTCTGCTCCCGCTGATCTACATCGCACTGGTGATTTTCCTCGGCTGGCTGGCGGTCTGGCACGTCGTCCAGTCGGTGCTTTCGCTCGAGTTCGGCCCCTACTTCATCTTCCATCTGCCGATGGCAATCCTCGGCGTGTTGCTGCTGTTGTTCCTGATCAAGCCGATCTTCTTCCGGCAGAAGCCGCGCCCGCAGGATGTGCTGACGCTGACCGAGACGGATGAGCCGGCGCTGTTCGAGTTCGTGCGTCGGCTCTGCGTCGCGACCGGTGCCCGCCGGCCGGAGCGCATCGAGGTCGACTGCGATCCCAACGCCAGCGCCCGCCTGAGCGGCGGCTTGTGGAGCATGGTCGGCGGGAAGCTCGTGCTGCGCCTTGGACTGCCGCTGGTGGCCGGGTTGTCGGTCCGGCAGTTTGCCGGGCTGATCGGCCACGAACTGGGGCATTTCAAACAGCGCGGCGGAATGACCGGTTCGTACCTGGTCCGCCGGTTGACGGGTTTCTTCGCCGCCGTCGTCTTCAGTCGCGACCGGTTTGACGAAAAGCTTGGCGCATGCGCTACTCGTCGAACGTGCTGGCGAAGATGTTCTACTGGGTCGCGCTGGCGTTCGTCGAACCGATGCGGGGCGTCCTCTGGCTGA
- a CDS encoding patatin-like phospholipase family protein: MRSIIGCLIVLLTLTGCGASRTRSPVPQSQVTTVSLEGFDQARFWGDQTSSTMIDTFVASWAQERAALGIGSDVKAFPDAHYLAISGGGQDGAYGAGVLCGWTASGNRPVFKVVTGISTGALTAPFAFLGSAYDKPMREVYTSVDQKDIAVFQGYFALLHSDSAYDTSPLVKLAEKYFTPKMLEDIAAEHRKGRRLLIGTTNLDAGRPVVWDIGAIACSGRKDRVELFRKVLLASSAIPAAFPPVYLKVKGADGKEYEEMHVDGGVTREMFLLPSEVRVYEIRDQHGVQRNSHLHVIRNAHYGPDHKVVNAKVADIAARSIATLIKSQAGGDLWSLYYEARENKMSYSVTSIPHHFLDDSKSMFDQKYMSRLFDLGYKAGTDGTAWRSKPSYDAQPPATRSADINQAAR; the protein is encoded by the coding sequence ATGCGAAGCATCATCGGCTGTTTGATCGTGTTGCTGACCCTGACCGGCTGCGGCGCTTCGCGGACGCGCTCGCCCGTGCCGCAGTCGCAGGTCACCACCGTGTCGCTCGAAGGATTTGACCAGGCCCGATTCTGGGGCGATCAAACCAGCAGTACCATGATTGATACCTTCGTTGCCAGTTGGGCGCAGGAGCGCGCGGCACTGGGGATCGGGTCGGACGTGAAGGCATTTCCCGACGCCCATTACTTGGCGATCTCCGGTGGCGGGCAGGACGGGGCGTATGGCGCGGGGGTGCTGTGTGGCTGGACCGCCAGCGGAAATCGTCCGGTGTTCAAAGTGGTCACCGGCATCAGCACAGGTGCGCTGACGGCACCCTTTGCGTTCCTGGGAAGCGCCTACGACAAGCCGATGCGTGAGGTCTACACCAGCGTCGACCAGAAGGACATCGCGGTCTTCCAGGGGTACTTCGCGCTGCTTCACAGCGACAGTGCCTACGACACCTCTCCGCTGGTGAAACTCGCCGAGAAATACTTCACCCCCAAGATGCTCGAGGATATCGCCGCCGAACACCGCAAGGGTCGGCGACTGCTGATCGGGACGACCAATCTCGACGCCGGTCGGCCGGTCGTCTGGGACATCGGTGCGATCGCCTGCTCCGGCCGCAAAGATCGGGTTGAGCTGTTCCGCAAGGTGCTGCTGGCGTCGTCGGCGATCCCCGCCGCCTTTCCGCCGGTTTACCTCAAGGTCAAAGGTGCCGACGGCAAGGAATACGAGGAGATGCATGTAGACGGCGGTGTGACACGCGAGATGTTCCTGCTTCCTTCGGAAGTGCGGGTTTACGAGATTCGCGATCAGCACGGGGTGCAGCGCAACTCGCACCTGCATGTCATTCGCAATGCCCACTACGGCCCTGACCACAAGGTGGTCAATGCCAAGGTCGCGGACATCGCCGCACGCTCAATCGCGACGCTGATCAAATCGCAAGCGGGAGGCGACCTCTGGTCGCTTTATTACGAAGCCCGCGAAAACAAGATGTCATATTCGGTCACCTCGATTCCCCATCACTTCCTGGACGACAGCAAGAGCATGTTCGACCAGAAGTACATGTCGCGGCTGTTCGACCTGGGATACAAGGCCGGCACCGACGGCACCGCATGGCGGTCCAAGCCGTCGTACGATGCTCAGCCTCCCGCGACTCGCAGTGCGGACATCAACCAGGCGGCCCGCTGA
- a CDS encoding DVUA0089 family protein: MKRATSYRLPALRPGSTIQRRLSIIRRTFAAAIDRAVRAFWHNWKQIQIRSVAEPLEVRVLLAANLLDTSFGGGDGIVTTDVGPGYEFASAITVLADGRILAAGVAPGTTSAAGSEFALVRYKADGTRDTTFGGGDGIVTLGFGFGNDAANAIAVLPSGKILVAGTATVGKGSVANTDFALARFNADGSVDSTFGGGDGRVTTPVGNSNEVGRAILTLADGDILVAGRGQIYTPEGSEIRNFAVVRYNANGTLDSGFGGGDGIVVTDIAEYSSEEASALARGPNGSFYVGGVGDSAVVLTRYKPDGTLDATFSDEGIATYPDYFSYSDLTVGLATLSEGDVLIAGNTGDYTNVLRFNADGSLETAFGSEGRTQLYSGSYTATGAPLAVMPDGKIVVGTGAFSAARLTADGFADPTFDGEDGVFTTDLTPVIGNYESTGGALALTADGRIVTAGRIRTYSSAGTDDDQFSLVRLKNVQSTAPQDTDDQLNEATILTVGAVRNGAIDSGTDVDMYKVNVVAGQRLDLDIDRPAGSNLDSILRVFDRFGNEMQTNDDAPAPGEAAGGTDSYLRQFFLFAGTYYVGVSGSVNGSYSPVDGTHDIAGTAGAYTLRVTNVPQPPDADDQIAEAPAIGIADAPRAGKIATDLDVNLVKVSVAAGQRVGFDVDVQGTSKLNSYLRLFKSDGTELAASDDSPAPGETSGTESYFEYLFSTAGTYYVGVSASGNSGYDAVTGRGDFPAGTGAYTLDLVNVPNPDADDQFSEAVTIVPSIRGGAIENSTDVDMFKLTATAGNFIQLDLDRPVNGTLDSILRLFDSEGNELAFSYNDPAPGEQNSTDSYIEFTVPTTGTYYVGVSGEWNRDYSPVTGYGDNPASKGVYQLSLKVSPAAPNRDADDQISEAKLLGAVAVNAAIDGQKDVDMYALKVAATESVELYVSNASVASYLRLFDSGGTELAYKSYYDSNSDPSILYTFTTAGTYYLGVSGSWNAYYDPSTGNGDSDGSTGTYRLNLRRLPIDADDQIGEAKTLAAGAEVDGVVSTKTDVDMYAIKGVAGEEWNVAVSTPLSDLAPTLRMFDADGNNMAATWLTDSSLRFGFAKSGTYYFGISGSGNDSYNPITGLEDYLGITGTYHISVRKLSADPDDQIREARQIALGTTRSDSISPRSSDVDMYWFQGVAGKAVAIDLDRPAGGIADAVLRLFNANGDGIETNQGRPAPDEQPNAESYIDFVPSADGMYYVGVSSSGNPNYNPLTGDFDSEGGTSGAYSLTVRSFSDPDDQFAEAVNVPIGSVRADAISDVGDVDMIKFTVPAAGQRIAIDLDRPAGSSLDSVMRLFDASGNELSNSDDTPAPGERLSTESYLEYVFSKPGTYYVGVSSHNNSVYDPWTGVGKRPGSTMGAYTLRISRLA, from the coding sequence ATGAAACGCGCAACTTCCTATCGTCTGCCGGCGTTACGGCCGGGGTCGACCATTCAACGCCGCCTCTCGATCATTCGAAGGACCTTCGCCGCCGCGATCGACCGGGCCGTGCGGGCCTTCTGGCACAACTGGAAACAGATCCAGATCCGAAGCGTTGCCGAGCCCCTGGAGGTTCGGGTGCTGCTGGCGGCGAACCTGCTGGATACGTCGTTCGGCGGTGGCGACGGCATCGTCACCACGGACGTCGGGCCCGGCTATGAGTTCGCGTCCGCGATCACGGTTCTGGCCGACGGCCGGATCCTTGCCGCCGGCGTCGCACCCGGCACGACTTCCGCCGCCGGCAGCGAGTTTGCGCTCGTCCGCTACAAAGCCGATGGCACACGTGACACCACGTTCGGCGGGGGGGACGGCATCGTAACGCTCGGGTTCGGGTTTGGTAACGACGCGGCCAATGCCATCGCCGTGCTACCCAGCGGCAAGATCCTGGTCGCCGGTACCGCGACCGTCGGCAAGGGGTCGGTGGCGAACACCGACTTTGCCCTCGCCCGCTTCAATGCCGACGGAAGCGTGGACAGCACCTTCGGCGGCGGCGACGGCCGGGTTACCACACCGGTGGGTAATTCGAATGAAGTCGGCCGGGCCATTCTGACGCTGGCCGACGGGGACATCCTGGTCGCCGGCCGCGGACAGATCTACACGCCGGAAGGCAGCGAAATCCGCAACTTCGCGGTGGTGAGATACAACGCCAATGGCACGCTGGACAGCGGGTTCGGCGGCGGAGACGGGATCGTCGTGACCGACATCGCGGAATACTCCAGCGAAGAAGCGAGTGCCCTGGCGCGCGGTCCCAACGGATCGTTCTATGTCGGCGGAGTCGGGGACTCCGCCGTCGTTCTCACCCGCTACAAGCCTGACGGCACGCTCGATGCCACCTTCAGCGACGAGGGCATCGCAACTTACCCGGACTACTTCAGCTATTCGGACCTCACGGTCGGTTTAGCCACACTGTCTGAGGGGGACGTGCTGATCGCAGGCAACACGGGGGACTACACCAATGTGCTGCGGTTCAACGCCGACGGCAGCCTCGAAACGGCCTTCGGCTCGGAAGGACGCACGCAGCTCTATTCCGGCAGCTACACGGCGACCGGCGCGCCGCTGGCCGTTATGCCCGACGGCAAGATCGTTGTCGGCACGGGCGCATTCTCCGCGGCCAGGCTCACCGCCGATGGATTCGCCGACCCGACCTTCGACGGCGAGGACGGCGTCTTCACCACCGATTTGACGCCGGTGATCGGCAACTACGAAAGCACCGGCGGCGCACTGGCATTGACGGCCGACGGCAGGATCGTGACGGCCGGAAGAATCCGGACCTATTCGTCCGCCGGCACCGACGACGACCAGTTTAGTCTCGTGCGACTGAAGAACGTTCAATCGACTGCCCCACAGGACACCGACGATCAGTTGAACGAAGCGACCATCCTGACAGTGGGCGCAGTGCGCAACGGCGCGATCGATTCCGGCACCGACGTGGACATGTACAAGGTCAATGTCGTCGCAGGTCAGCGGCTGGACTTGGACATCGATCGACCGGCCGGCAGCAACCTCGATTCCATCCTGCGCGTGTTCGATCGATTCGGGAACGAGATGCAGACCAATGACGACGCCCCCGCACCCGGCGAAGCGGCTGGCGGTACGGACTCGTACCTGCGGCAGTTCTTCCTGTTCGCCGGCACCTATTACGTCGGCGTCTCGGGCTCGGTCAACGGGTCTTACAGTCCAGTGGACGGCACGCATGACATTGCCGGCACGGCCGGGGCGTACACACTGCGCGTCACGAACGTGCCGCAGCCGCCTGATGCGGACGACCAGATCGCCGAGGCCCCTGCGATCGGCATCGCCGACGCGCCGCGTGCGGGCAAGATCGCGACTGATCTGGACGTCAACCTGGTGAAGGTATCGGTAGCGGCGGGGCAGCGCGTCGGGTTTGATGTCGATGTCCAGGGCACCAGTAAGCTCAACTCCTACCTGCGGCTCTTCAAGTCCGACGGTACGGAACTGGCCGCCAGCGACGACAGCCCCGCCCCCGGCGAAACCTCCGGCACAGAGTCGTACTTTGAGTACCTCTTTAGCACCGCCGGCACGTACTACGTCGGCGTTTCGGCCAGCGGCAACAGCGGGTACGACGCCGTTACCGGTCGAGGCGATTTCCCTGCCGGGACGGGCGCCTACACGCTCGACCTGGTGAACGTTCCCAACCCCGATGCCGACGACCAGTTCTCGGAAGCAGTCACGATTGTTCCCAGCATACGCGGCGGGGCAATCGAGAACTCGACCGACGTTGACATGTTCAAACTGACCGCGACGGCCGGCAACTTCATCCAGCTCGACCTGGATCGCCCGGTCAACGGCACGCTGGACTCCATCCTCCGCCTGTTTGACAGCGAAGGCAACGAGCTGGCGTTCAGCTACAACGACCCCGCGCCGGGCGAGCAGAACTCCACCGACTCGTACATCGAGTTCACCGTCCCTACGACTGGAACGTACTACGTCGGCGTATCCGGCGAGTGGAACCGCGACTACAGCCCGGTCACCGGTTACGGCGACAATCCGGCCAGTAAGGGCGTCTACCAGTTGTCGCTGAAGGTGAGCCCGGCAGCACCCAACCGTGATGCCGACGACCAGATTTCTGAGGCGAAGCTTCTCGGCGCGGTTGCCGTGAATGCCGCGATCGACGGCCAAAAAGATGTTGACATGTACGCGCTGAAAGTCGCCGCCACCGAGTCGGTCGAACTTTACGTCAGCAATGCGAGTGTCGCGTCGTACCTGCGGCTGTTTGACAGCGGCGGGACCGAACTGGCTTACAAATCGTACTACGACAGCAACTCCGACCCCTCCATCCTTTACACCTTCACGACCGCGGGCACTTACTACCTGGGTGTTTCAGGAAGTTGGAACGCCTATTACGACCCGTCCACCGGCAACGGCGACTCCGACGGCTCGACGGGAACCTACCGCCTGAACCTCCGTCGTCTTCCGATCGACGCCGACGACCAGATCGGCGAGGCGAAAACGCTCGCCGCAGGTGCCGAGGTCGACGGTGTTGTCAGTACGAAAACCGACGTCGATATGTACGCGATCAAGGGCGTGGCCGGCGAAGAATGGAACGTCGCCGTCAGCACGCCGCTGTCGGACCTGGCTCCCACGCTTCGGATGTTCGACGCCGACGGGAACAATATGGCCGCCACCTGGCTCACAGACTCGTCGCTCCGGTTCGGCTTTGCCAAGTCCGGAACGTATTACTTCGGCATTTCCGGGTCCGGAAACGACAGCTACAACCCGATCACCGGCCTGGAAGACTATCTCGGCATCACCGGCACGTATCACATCAGCGTGCGCAAGCTAAGTGCCGACCCCGACGATCAGATTCGCGAGGCACGGCAAATCGCCTTGGGCACTACGCGATCGGACTCCATCTCCCCGCGTTCTTCAGACGTGGACATGTACTGGTTCCAGGGTGTCGCGGGTAAAGCCGTCGCAATCGACCTGGACCGGCCGGCCGGCGGGATCGCCGACGCGGTACTTCGCCTGTTCAATGCCAACGGCGATGGCATCGAGACCAACCAGGGTCGGCCGGCCCCCGACGAGCAGCCCAATGCCGAGTCCTACATTGACTTCGTTCCGTCGGCGGACGGCATGTATTACGTGGGGGTGTCAAGTTCCGGCAACCCGAACTACAACCCCCTTACCGGCGACTTCGACTCAGAAGGCGGCACCAGTGGGGCGTACTCGCTCACGGTGCGCAGCTTCAGCGATCCGGACGATCAGTTCGCGGAGGCCGTCAACGTGCCGATCGGCTCGGTCCGCGCCGACGCGATCAGTGATGTCGGCGACGTGGACATGATCAAGTTCACGGTCCCGGCCGCGGGTCAACGCATTGCGATCGACCTCGATCGACCGGCAGGTAGCTCGCTCGACTCAGTTATGCGACTGTTCGACGCCAGCGGCAACGAATTGTCCAACAGCGACGACACGCCGGCACCCGGCGAAAGACTGAGCACCGAGTCTTACCTGGAGTATGTCTTCAGCAAACCGGGCACGTACTACGTTGGCGTGTCGAGCCACAACAATTCGGTCTACGACCCATGGACCGGCGTCGGCAAACGGCCGGGCAGCACGATGGGCGCATACACGCTGCGGATCAGCCGTCTGGCGTGA
- a CDS encoding beta strand repeat-containing protein, with translation MLLVAAMMGCGAVEARAQLFWNTNGTNATWTAVNWGATAAGPFDAGWTNNSAARFTANSSITNVTNTPVGDITVDAGATVTLTAAGTYSTGGLVRTLDVGAGSTLDFAAQSISTAAGTGFIKNGAGTWISSNGNLYPGGFTLNAGTVAVGGVNALGSGGALTLNGGTVRSTSTNGRDLSGKFAGGITIGGDVAFGDATNTGSITFNNAVSLGAASRSITTNNASTLVIAGIVGGDAGVGITKLGAGSLDFTATSINTYTGDTFIRAGNVLARNASAFGSTGSVTLGATSGSSTAVLRLSTLTLSRPIIVASGTTGVLTINNLGASANPVLTGGITGTNNLTIQSIISSNGGSVTVNTSDINITGALRLENAGTGTNAAATGTVTISSVIGSSVTGLIVRDVTTGTRSVQKAVLSGANTYSGPTNLISGILQLGAADVIPNSSSLVLDGGTLDSNGFSETLGTLSISSGTSTLKFGVATGSNVLTFGGATFTAGTLSVTNWDGLATGGGADRFLVVGAPAVAAVNAVQFVNPLGFDPGTYGAATVDAGGGLFEIVPVPEPGSAAVLLIAAAGLGLRRRRRAC, from the coding sequence TTGTTGCTTGTCGCTGCGATGATGGGTTGCGGCGCGGTTGAGGCACGAGCCCAACTGTTCTGGAACACGAATGGCACCAACGCCACCTGGACGGCGGTGAATTGGGGCGCGACTGCGGCCGGTCCGTTTGATGCCGGTTGGACCAACAACTCCGCCGCCCGCTTCACCGCCAATTCGTCGATTACGAATGTCACCAACACTCCCGTTGGCGATATCACGGTGGACGCCGGTGCGACGGTCACCCTGACTGCCGCAGGAACCTACAGCACCGGCGGACTGGTCAGGACACTGGACGTGGGCGCGGGTTCGACGCTCGACTTCGCCGCCCAGTCGATTTCGACTGCCGCAGGCACAGGATTCATCAAGAACGGCGCCGGAACGTGGATTTCGTCCAACGGCAATCTGTACCCCGGCGGATTCACGCTGAACGCCGGCACGGTTGCGGTCGGCGGCGTCAACGCGCTGGGCAGCGGCGGCGCGCTGACCCTCAATGGCGGCACGGTCCGCTCCACCAGCACGAACGGACGCGACCTCTCGGGAAAGTTCGCCGGCGGAATCACGATCGGTGGCGATGTGGCTTTCGGCGACGCCACCAATACCGGCAGTATCACTTTCAACAACGCCGTCTCACTCGGTGCTGCCAGCCGCTCGATTACGACCAACAATGCCAGCACCCTCGTCATTGCCGGCATCGTCGGCGGCGATGCGGGCGTGGGAATTACCAAGCTGGGTGCAGGGTCGCTCGACTTCACCGCGACCTCGATCAACACCTACACCGGCGACACCTTCATCCGCGCCGGCAACGTTTTGGCGCGGAACGCCAGCGCGTTCGGATCGACCGGCAGCGTCACCCTGGGCGCGACTTCCGGCAGTTCGACTGCAGTCCTGCGCCTCTCCACCCTTACGCTCAGTCGGCCGATCATCGTTGCCTCCGGCACGACTGGCGTACTCACCATCAACAATCTCGGCGCATCGGCCAATCCCGTCCTCACCGGCGGGATTACGGGCACAAACAACCTGACAATTCAGAGCATCATCAGCAGCAACGGCGGGAGCGTCACGGTTAACACGAGCGACATCAACATCACAGGTGCGCTGCGACTTGAGAACGCCGGTACAGGCACCAATGCTGCCGCTACGGGAACGGTGACGATCTCGTCGGTCATCGGGTCCAGCGTGACCGGCCTGATCGTACGGGATGTCACCACGGGCACGCGCAGCGTTCAGAAGGCGGTGCTGAGTGGCGCAAACACCTACTCCGGACCGACGAACCTTATCTCCGGCATCCTTCAACTGGGTGCCGCCGACGTCATCCCGAATAGCAGTTCACTGGTGCTCGACGGCGGAACGCTCGACAGCAACGGCTTTTCTGAAACACTGGGAACGCTCTCGATCAGTTCGGGAACCTCGACCCTGAAGTTCGGCGTAGCCACGGGCAGCAACGTGCTGACGTTCGGCGGGGCGACGTTCACCGCCGGGACGCTTAGCGTGACCAACTGGGACGGCCTTGCCACCGGCGGTGGCGCGGATCGATTTCTGGTCGTCGGCGCACCGGCGGTGGCTGCGGTGAATGCCGTTCAGTTCGTGAACCCCCTTGGCTTCGACCCCGGTACCTACGGCGCGGCCACAGTGGATGCCGGCGGCGGCCTGTTCGAGATCGTCCCGGTCCCGGAACCTGGTTCCGCCGCGGTACTGCTGATCGCCGCTGCAGGGCTTGGACTTCGCCGCAGGCGACGCGCTTGCTGA